The following coding sequences lie in one Primulina huaijiensis isolate GDHJ02 chromosome 2, ASM1229523v2, whole genome shotgun sequence genomic window:
- the LOC140971094 gene encoding uncharacterized protein — translation MAASVQFRPQNRNLGMLMREVDEDLAIFLGMRNVVKERSEHLIKDSVELDDSAGRKSIGNLESNILELEIVQSVADENSLNLETDENDYDWLYAQPDSTLHPPVELEVKDSESSLTEITNGGGIALESEWSTPNSTDCVASANKKPLSSGDRRKTPRAATPTTGKSALPAKSKSSRASTPTSKPTILSAKPTSANSRSSTPVRATPRSSTPVGRPSIPVSSKPASRSATPTCKPATKSTTSGVSGSARKIGSATMNNLGSRTSNPSEILSLSHGASENPKILMPKRTVSASRGRPNGHNPNLSCNGKRRQKSCSPAKVRAPIVNTAHKNGSMLQSRSRGHSYWEDDVNPVLIGSKMVERVVNMRKLAPPKQDEHSTHDNSKKSSHENSGFGRSLSKKSLDMAIRHMEIRRTIPDDLRTIATCVLSSVSAKCAAAGITESPLTSSSDSSKSSIYNNSRFLDGSETEDSVSVDS, via the exons ATGGCT GCCTCCGTACAGTTTAGGCCACAAAACAGAAATCTTGGGATGCTTATGAGGGAAGTAGATGAAGATCTGGCTATCTTTTTGGGAATGCGGAATGTTGTAAAGGAGAGGAGTGAACATCTTATCAAGGACTCTGTTGAACTTGATGACTCAGCTG GGCGAAAGTCGATCGGCAATTTGGAATCGAACATCTTAGAGCTCGAGATTGTTCAGAGTGTAGCTGATGAAAATTCCCTCAATTTGGAGACTGATGAGAATGACTATGATTG GCTTTATGCACAACCTGATTCCACCTTACATCCTCCGGTAGAGCTGGAAGTAAAAGATTCGGAGTCGAGTTTAACCGAAATCACAAATGGTGGAGGGATTGCACTGGAATCTGAG TGGTCTACACCCAACAGTACTGACTGTGTTGCTTCTGCAAATAAAAAGCCTTTATCATCAGGTGATCGAAGAAAGACTCCTAGAGCAGCAACACCGACTACAGGAAAATCAGCTCTGCCTGCAAAATCGAAGTCCTCTCGCGCTTCCACGCCTACTTCCAAACCAACAATACTTTCTGCCAAGCCAACGTCTGCTAACTCGAGATCCTCTACTCCAGTAAGAGCCACACCACGTTCTTCAACCCCGGTTGGCAGGCCGTCTATACCAGTCAGTTCAAAGCCTGCATCGAGGTCCGCTACACCTACATGTAAGCCAGCCACTAAATCGACCACTTCTGGTGTATCTGGTTCGGCAAGAAAAATAGGCTCCGCGACTATGAATAATCTAGGATCTAGGACGTCGAACCCCTCAGAGATTCTCTCTTTGTCACACGGTGCCTCTGAAAATCCGAAAATTCTGATGCCTAAACGGACAGTTTCAGCGTCCAGAGGAAGGCCGAATGGACATAATCCTAATTTGTCTTGTAATGGAAAACGAAGACAAAAGTCATGCTCTCCTGCTAAAGTGCGGGCTCCAATTGTTAATACTGCTCATAAAAATGGGAGCATGTTACAATCAAGAAGTCGAGGACATAGCTATTGGGAAGATGACGTGAATCCTGTATTGATCGGTTCGAAAATGGTTGAAAGAGTTGTAAACATGAGGAAACTAGCTCCACCCAAACAAGATGAACACTCAACTCATGATAACTCCAAGAAATCCTCCCATGAAAATTCGGGCTTCGGAAGGTCACTCTCGAAAAAGTCTCTAGACATGGCTATAAGGCATATG GAAATTAGACGAACCATTCCGGACGACTTGCGCACTATAGCAACCTGTGTTTTATCTTCTGTCTCTGCTAAATGTGCTGCAGCTGGTATTACAGAATCGCCTCTCACGTCGAGCAGTGACAGTTCTAAGTCCAGCATCTATAATAATTCGCGTTTTCTTGATGGGAGTGAGACCGAGGACAGTGTTTCCGTTGATAGTTAA
- the LOC140971088 gene encoding cold-responsive protein kinase 1 isoform X1: protein MGFSSCCGLFGSCRENAVTEAQGVNVNNVRLFSYNSLRSATRNFHPSNKIGRGGFGEVYKGVLRDGTEAAIKTLSANSKQGSSEFLTEIQMISKVKHPNLVQLIGCCIEGPYRILVYEYLENNSLATALLGNNQHFVFLEIWQSLCQYIYIRVLSLYISGSKGKLVELGWSKRAEICMGTASALAFLHEDAVPRIVHRDIKASNILLDENFLPKIGDFGLAKLFPDNVTHVSTRVAGTMGYLAPEYALLQQLTKKADVYSFGVLILEIISGRSSSRAAFGQELLLLLEWTWKLLNEGRLEEIVDPDLVDYPKNEVLRFTKVALFCTQAASHQRPDMKQVVQMLSTEVKINDKLLSEPGLYKTRSSSTRSNDGCTETSSSRRKNGKQYATPCMTDIQHPTTQMLPR, encoded by the exons ATGGGTTTTTCGAGTTGCTGTGGTTTATTTGGTTCCTGCAGAGAAAATGCTGTGACGGAGGCTCAAG GTGTTAATGTAAACAACGTGAGGCTGTTTTCTTATAATTCATTGAGATCAGCTACAAGGAACTTTCATCCTTCGAACAAAATCGGTCGCGGCGGATTTGGTGAGGTCTATAAG GGAGTTCTGAGGGACGGGACCGAAGCTGCAATCAAGACTCTTTCTGCTAATTCTAAGCAAGGGAGCAGTGAATTCTTGACAGAGATTCAAATGATATCGAAAGTCAAACACCCGAACCTAGTGCAGCTCATTGGTTGTTGCATCGAGGGTCCCTATAGAATCTTGGTGTACGAGTATTTGGAGAACAACAGTCTCGCCACTGCCTTACTCGGTAATAATCAGCACTTTGTATTCCTTGAAATTTGGCAAAGTTTATGTCAGTATATATACATCAGAGTACTGTCACTATATATCTCAGGCTCGAAAGGTAAACTTGTTGAACTTGGTTGGTCGAAGAGGGCAGAAATCTGTATGGGTACGGCTTCCGCCCTTGCGTTTCTTCACGAGGATGCTGTGCCACGTATTGTCCATCGAGACATAAAAGCTAGCAACATTCTCCTCGATGAGAATTTCCTCCCTAAAATTGGTGATTTCGGGTTGGCAAAACTGTTTCCGGACAATGTCACCCATGTCAGCACACGAGTAGCTGGAACAAT GGGTTATCTAGCTCCTGAATATGCATTGTTACAGCAACTCACAAAGAAGGCAGATGTGTATAGTTTTGGGGTGCTCATACTCGAAATCATTAGCGGAAGAAGTAGCAGTCGAGCTGCTTTTGGGCAGGAGTTGTTGCTTCTTCTTGAATGG ACTTGGAAACTGTTGAATGAAGGTAGGCttgaagaaattgttgatcCGGACTTGGTAGATTATcctaagaatgaagtattacgGTTCACCAAAGTCGCACTCTTCTGCACTCAGGCAGCTTCTCACCAGAGACCGGACATGAAACAAGTGGTGCAAATGCTATCAACTGAAGTGAAAATCAACGACAAGTTGTTATCTGAACCGGGATTGTACAAAACTCGTTCATCTTCCACGAGATCGAATGATGGTTGTACCGAGACATCGTCCTCTCGGAGGAAGAATGGCAAACAGTATGCAACACCTTGCATGACTGACATTCAACACCCTACTACACAGATGCTTCCCAGATGA
- the LOC140971088 gene encoding cold-responsive protein kinase 1 isoform X3 translates to MGFSSCCGLFGSCRENAVTEAQGVNVNNVRLFSYNSLRSATRNFHPSNKIGRGGFGEVYKGVLRDGTEAAIKTLSANSKQGSSEFLTEIQMISKVKHPNLVQLIGCCIEGPYRILVYEYLENNSLATALLGSKGKLVELGWSKRAEICMGTASALAFLHEDAVPRIVHRDIKASNILLDENFLPKIGDFGLAKLFPDNVTHVSTRVAGTMGYLAPEYALLQQLTKKADVYSFGVLILEIISGRSSSRAAFGQELLLLLEWTWKLLNEGRLEEIVDPDLVDYPKNEVLRFTKVALFCTQAASHQRPDMKQVVQMLSTEVKINDKLLSEPGLYKTRSSSTRSNDGCTETSSSRRKNGKQYATPCMTDIQHPTTQMLPR, encoded by the exons ATGGGTTTTTCGAGTTGCTGTGGTTTATTTGGTTCCTGCAGAGAAAATGCTGTGACGGAGGCTCAAG GTGTTAATGTAAACAACGTGAGGCTGTTTTCTTATAATTCATTGAGATCAGCTACAAGGAACTTTCATCCTTCGAACAAAATCGGTCGCGGCGGATTTGGTGAGGTCTATAAG GGAGTTCTGAGGGACGGGACCGAAGCTGCAATCAAGACTCTTTCTGCTAATTCTAAGCAAGGGAGCAGTGAATTCTTGACAGAGATTCAAATGATATCGAAAGTCAAACACCCGAACCTAGTGCAGCTCATTGGTTGTTGCATCGAGGGTCCCTATAGAATCTTGGTGTACGAGTATTTGGAGAACAACAGTCTCGCCACTGCCTTACTCG GCTCGAAAGGTAAACTTGTTGAACTTGGTTGGTCGAAGAGGGCAGAAATCTGTATGGGTACGGCTTCCGCCCTTGCGTTTCTTCACGAGGATGCTGTGCCACGTATTGTCCATCGAGACATAAAAGCTAGCAACATTCTCCTCGATGAGAATTTCCTCCCTAAAATTGGTGATTTCGGGTTGGCAAAACTGTTTCCGGACAATGTCACCCATGTCAGCACACGAGTAGCTGGAACAAT GGGTTATCTAGCTCCTGAATATGCATTGTTACAGCAACTCACAAAGAAGGCAGATGTGTATAGTTTTGGGGTGCTCATACTCGAAATCATTAGCGGAAGAAGTAGCAGTCGAGCTGCTTTTGGGCAGGAGTTGTTGCTTCTTCTTGAATGG ACTTGGAAACTGTTGAATGAAGGTAGGCttgaagaaattgttgatcCGGACTTGGTAGATTATcctaagaatgaagtattacgGTTCACCAAAGTCGCACTCTTCTGCACTCAGGCAGCTTCTCACCAGAGACCGGACATGAAACAAGTGGTGCAAATGCTATCAACTGAAGTGAAAATCAACGACAAGTTGTTATCTGAACCGGGATTGTACAAAACTCGTTCATCTTCCACGAGATCGAATGATGGTTGTACCGAGACATCGTCCTCTCGGAGGAAGAATGGCAAACAGTATGCAACACCTTGCATGACTGACATTCAACACCCTACTACACAGATGCTTCCCAGATGA
- the LOC140971088 gene encoding cold-responsive protein kinase 1 isoform X2 → MLGILPICFVFLHFDSSLIQPGVNVNNVRLFSYNSLRSATRNFHPSNKIGRGGFGEVYKGVLRDGTEAAIKTLSANSKQGSSEFLTEIQMISKVKHPNLVQLIGCCIEGPYRILVYEYLENNSLATALLGNNQHFVFLEIWQSLCQYIYIRVLSLYISGSKGKLVELGWSKRAEICMGTASALAFLHEDAVPRIVHRDIKASNILLDENFLPKIGDFGLAKLFPDNVTHVSTRVAGTMGYLAPEYALLQQLTKKADVYSFGVLILEIISGRSSSRAAFGQELLLLLEWTWKLLNEGRLEEIVDPDLVDYPKNEVLRFTKVALFCTQAASHQRPDMKQVVQMLSTEVKINDKLLSEPGLYKTRSSSTRSNDGCTETSSSRRKNGKQYATPCMTDIQHPTTQMLPR, encoded by the exons ATGTTGGGAATTCTGCCCATTTGTTTCGTGTTTCTTCATTTTGACAGCAGTTTGATTCAGCCTG GTGTTAATGTAAACAACGTGAGGCTGTTTTCTTATAATTCATTGAGATCAGCTACAAGGAACTTTCATCCTTCGAACAAAATCGGTCGCGGCGGATTTGGTGAGGTCTATAAG GGAGTTCTGAGGGACGGGACCGAAGCTGCAATCAAGACTCTTTCTGCTAATTCTAAGCAAGGGAGCAGTGAATTCTTGACAGAGATTCAAATGATATCGAAAGTCAAACACCCGAACCTAGTGCAGCTCATTGGTTGTTGCATCGAGGGTCCCTATAGAATCTTGGTGTACGAGTATTTGGAGAACAACAGTCTCGCCACTGCCTTACTCGGTAATAATCAGCACTTTGTATTCCTTGAAATTTGGCAAAGTTTATGTCAGTATATATACATCAGAGTACTGTCACTATATATCTCAGGCTCGAAAGGTAAACTTGTTGAACTTGGTTGGTCGAAGAGGGCAGAAATCTGTATGGGTACGGCTTCCGCCCTTGCGTTTCTTCACGAGGATGCTGTGCCACGTATTGTCCATCGAGACATAAAAGCTAGCAACATTCTCCTCGATGAGAATTTCCTCCCTAAAATTGGTGATTTCGGGTTGGCAAAACTGTTTCCGGACAATGTCACCCATGTCAGCACACGAGTAGCTGGAACAAT GGGTTATCTAGCTCCTGAATATGCATTGTTACAGCAACTCACAAAGAAGGCAGATGTGTATAGTTTTGGGGTGCTCATACTCGAAATCATTAGCGGAAGAAGTAGCAGTCGAGCTGCTTTTGGGCAGGAGTTGTTGCTTCTTCTTGAATGG ACTTGGAAACTGTTGAATGAAGGTAGGCttgaagaaattgttgatcCGGACTTGGTAGATTATcctaagaatgaagtattacgGTTCACCAAAGTCGCACTCTTCTGCACTCAGGCAGCTTCTCACCAGAGACCGGACATGAAACAAGTGGTGCAAATGCTATCAACTGAAGTGAAAATCAACGACAAGTTGTTATCTGAACCGGGATTGTACAAAACTCGTTCATCTTCCACGAGATCGAATGATGGTTGTACCGAGACATCGTCCTCTCGGAGGAAGAATGGCAAACAGTATGCAACACCTTGCATGACTGACATTCAACACCCTACTACACAGATGCTTCCCAGATGA
- the LOC140971088 gene encoding cold-responsive protein kinase 1 isoform X4 → MISKVKHPNLVQLIGCCIEGPYRILVYEYLENNSLATALLGNNQHFVFLEIWQSLCQYIYIRVLSLYISGSKGKLVELGWSKRAEICMGTASALAFLHEDAVPRIVHRDIKASNILLDENFLPKIGDFGLAKLFPDNVTHVSTRVAGTMGYLAPEYALLQQLTKKADVYSFGVLILEIISGRSSSRAAFGQELLLLLEWTWKLLNEGRLEEIVDPDLVDYPKNEVLRFTKVALFCTQAASHQRPDMKQVVQMLSTEVKINDKLLSEPGLYKTRSSSTRSNDGCTETSSSRRKNGKQYATPCMTDIQHPTTQMLPR, encoded by the exons ATGATATCGAAAGTCAAACACCCGAACCTAGTGCAGCTCATTGGTTGTTGCATCGAGGGTCCCTATAGAATCTTGGTGTACGAGTATTTGGAGAACAACAGTCTCGCCACTGCCTTACTCGGTAATAATCAGCACTTTGTATTCCTTGAAATTTGGCAAAGTTTATGTCAGTATATATACATCAGAGTACTGTCACTATATATCTCAGGCTCGAAAGGTAAACTTGTTGAACTTGGTTGGTCGAAGAGGGCAGAAATCTGTATGGGTACGGCTTCCGCCCTTGCGTTTCTTCACGAGGATGCTGTGCCACGTATTGTCCATCGAGACATAAAAGCTAGCAACATTCTCCTCGATGAGAATTTCCTCCCTAAAATTGGTGATTTCGGGTTGGCAAAACTGTTTCCGGACAATGTCACCCATGTCAGCACACGAGTAGCTGGAACAAT GGGTTATCTAGCTCCTGAATATGCATTGTTACAGCAACTCACAAAGAAGGCAGATGTGTATAGTTTTGGGGTGCTCATACTCGAAATCATTAGCGGAAGAAGTAGCAGTCGAGCTGCTTTTGGGCAGGAGTTGTTGCTTCTTCTTGAATGG ACTTGGAAACTGTTGAATGAAGGTAGGCttgaagaaattgttgatcCGGACTTGGTAGATTATcctaagaatgaagtattacgGTTCACCAAAGTCGCACTCTTCTGCACTCAGGCAGCTTCTCACCAGAGACCGGACATGAAACAAGTGGTGCAAATGCTATCAACTGAAGTGAAAATCAACGACAAGTTGTTATCTGAACCGGGATTGTACAAAACTCGTTCATCTTCCACGAGATCGAATGATGGTTGTACCGAGACATCGTCCTCTCGGAGGAAGAATGGCAAACAGTATGCAACACCTTGCATGACTGACATTCAACACCCTACTACACAGATGCTTCCCAGATGA
- the LOC140971087 gene encoding RNA polymerase II C-terminal domain phosphatase-like 2, which translates to MSRLGFKSSVYHGDVFLGELDNVPVKGVNFQFAKNEIRIHHISPNSERCHPLAVLQTISASSIRCKLEPGANSSLSSNADESPLINLHASMFYEFKTAVVLLGNEEVHLVAMPSKQKKFPCFWCYSLPYGLYNSCLWMLNMRCLAIVFDLDETLIVANTMKSFEDRIEVLMDWIAREGDPIRESGMTAEMKRYVEDRALLKQYAETDNVMDGGKLFKYQLEEVPLLSDGHVRVVRPVVRLPERSIVLTRINPENRDTSVLVRLRPAWLDLKNYLTAKGRKRFEVYVCTMAERDYALEMWRLLDPEAHLISSKQVLERVVCVKSGARKSLLNVFQDGKCHPKMAMVIDDRLKVWEEKDQPRVHVVPAFTPYYAPQAETANAVPVLCVARNVACNVRGGFFKEFDEHLSRRISDIFYEHEVVNLPCAPDVSNYLMSEDAGPITNGSSSVPIAEGINGPEVAQNLQYLDDKNTTNSVSHAMDNITEFKPESSKLPSVSIANAIASASERAISTAEKPSLLGDPLRRENMHSGSTEQPLLPKLPRQELLLPPQGGLTGENANRGPVSGQVPGIIPCDPPDRQQGHQNSLSHSTLSSVHAEMLHVSQSKNEEAKMRYDIQKQNLLPPRQLADFGAAQNQTSYSKGLKTDDDVINMLPTLSICVLQEIGRKCRSKVEFRPVVSASDSLQFSVEVFFTGEKIGVGMGRTRRDAQQQAAENALRSLADHYVAYISPHSRSLDNVCDGNVLERENGFLWDTVKPVSEQQSLKNGFPQVK; encoded by the exons ATGAGTCGATTAGGGTTTAAATCATCGGTTTACCACGGGGACGTGTTTTTGGGGGAACTGGACAATGTCCCGGTGAAGGGTGTGAATTTCCAGTTTGCCAAGAATGAGATAAGGATTCACCACATCTCTCCGAACAGTGAGAGATGCCACCCACTCGCCGTTCTGCAGACAATTTCGGCCTCTTCTATACGGTGCAAGCTCGAGCCTGGAGCTAATTCCAGTCTGAGTTCCAATGCTGATGAGTCGCCATTGATCAATCTCCACGCGTCTATGTTTTACGAGTTCAAG ACTGCTGTTGTGTTGCTTGGTAATGAGGAAGTTCATTTGGTGGCAATGCCTAGTAAGCAGAAGAAGTTCCCTTGTTTTTGGTGCTACTCGTTGCCCTATGGTTTGTACAATTCATGTTTATGGATGTTGAATATGCGCTGTTTAGCAATTGTCTTTGATCTTGATGAAACTCTCATTGTGGCCAACACAATGAAGTCATTTGAGGATAGAATTGAAGTTTTGATGGACTGGATTGCACGTGAGGGTGACCCTATTCGGGAATCTGGGATGACGGCTGAGATGAAGAGATATGTTGAGGATCGTGCATTGCTGAAGCAGTATGCAGAGACTGACAATGTTATGGATGGTGGGAAACTATTTAAATACCAGCTGGAGGAGGTGCCCCTGCTATCTGATGGACATGTACGGGTTGTTCGTCCTGTTGTAAGGTTGCCTGAAAGAAGTATTGTTCTTACACGTATTAATCCTGAG AATAGAGATACTAGTGTGCTAGTCAGGTTACGACCTGCTTGGCTagatttgaaaaattatttgactgCGAAAGGCCGGAAGAGATTTGAAGTTTATGTTTGCACCATGGCTGAAAGAGATTATGCATTGGAAATGTGGAGGCTGCTTGATCCAGAAGCACACTTAATTAGCTCAAAACAAGTGCTCGAGCGTGTTGTATGCGTGAAATCAG GGGCTAGGAAATCTTTGCTTAATGTCTTCCAGGATGGCAAGTGTCATCCAAAGATGGCAATGGTAATTGACGATCGTTTAAAGGTTTGGGAAGAAAAGGATCAGCCTCGTGTTCATGTAGTTCCTGCATTTACTCCATACTATGCCCCACAGGCTGAG ACTGCAAATGCTGTTCCAGTCCTTTGTGTAGCGAGAAATGTTGCTTGCAATGTTAGGGGTGGTTTTTTCAA GGAGTTTGATGAACATCTATCCCGAAGAATATCAGACATTTTCTATGAGCATGAGGTGGTAAATTTACCTTGCGCACCAGATGTGAGCAACTACTTGATGTCCGAG GATGCTGGTCCTATAACAAATGGAAGTTCAAGTGTTCCGATTGCTGAAGGAATAAATGGACCTGAAGTTGCGCAAAACTTGCAGTATTTG GATGACAAAAATACTACAAATTCTGTTTCTCATGCAATGGATAATATCACTGAGTTTAAGCCTGAAAGCTCCAAGCTCCCCTCTGTATCTATTGCAAATGCTATTGCTTCGGCATCCGAGAGAGCAATATCAACAGCTGAAA AACCTAGTTTGCTTGGCGATCCACTTCGAAGAGAGAATATGCATTCAGGTTCCACAGAACAGCCTCTGTTGCCTAAATTGCCTCGACAGGAACTCCTCCTACCGCCCCAAGGAGGTTTAACCGGAGAAAATGCTAACAGAGGGCCTGTCAGTGGCCAAGTGCCAGGAATAATTCCATGTGATCCACCGGATAGGCAACAAGGTCATCAAAACTCACTCAGTCACAGCACATTGTCTTCTGTTCATGCAGAAATGTTGCATGTTTCTCAATCAAAGAATGAAGAG GCTAAGATGAGGTATGATATTCAGAAACAGAATCTTCTACCACCAAGGCAGCTTGCAG ATTTTGGCGCAGCTCAAAACCAGACATCCTATAGTAAAGGACTTAAAACAGATGATGATGTTATAAACATGTTACCAACATTGTCAATTTGTGTGCTTCAAGAGATTGGAAGGAAATGCAGGTCAAAG GTTGAATTCAGGCCTGTTGTCAGTGCCAGCGACAGTTTGCAGTTCTCAGTTGAG GTTTTCTTTACTGGTGAAAAAATTGGCGTTGGGATGGGCAGGACAAGGAGAGATGCCCAGCAACAGGCTGCGGAGAATGCCCTTCGGAGCTTGGCTG ATCATTATGTAGCTTATATTTCACCTCATTCTAGATCTCTGGATAATGTTTGCGATGGAAATGTACTTGAGAGGGAAAATGGGTTTCTGTGGGACACTGTGAAGCCTGTATCAGAACAACAATCCTTGAAGAATGGTTTTCCCCAAGTAAAGTAA